A stretch of Myroides oncorhynchi DNA encodes these proteins:
- a CDS encoding MepB family protein: MFVRSLITSLNKVFCYSNDTIISSVQMMSEKNEYSACSFILGDKRIIYREAKVTSKKIGFFVAIWQRNEIGVTVPYHVGDEFDYMMIGVKTDTDLGYFLFPKVILVNLGIISTETKEGKRGMRIYPNLEEGMNKQALKTYQSQMSFFYKV, translated from the coding sequence ATGTTTGTCAGATCACTTATTACTTCATTAAATAAAGTATTCTGTTATAGCAATGATACTATAATTAGTTCAGTTCAGATGATGTCTGAAAAGAATGAGTATAGTGCGTGTAGCTTTATATTAGGAGATAAGCGAATTATCTATAGGGAAGCAAAGGTTACTTCTAAGAAGATTGGATTTTTCGTTGCTATTTGGCAACGCAATGAGATAGGAGTAACAGTGCCTTATCATGTGGGGGATGAGTTTGACTATATGATGATCGGTGTGAAGACAGATACTGATTTGGGCTATTTCTTATTTCCGAAGGTGATATTAGTGAATCTTGGTATTATCTCTACCGAGACAAAGGAGGGTAAGCGTGGAATGCGTATCTATCCTAATCTAGAAGAAGGGATGAATAAGCAAGCATTGAAAACTTATCAATCTCAAATGTCTTTTTTCTATAAAGTTTAA
- a CDS encoding YncE family protein, whose product MRFKNIIMLTTVLLAVVSCRKDEMIFLSDSSDVSIPVSTERYSGFYLLNEGNMGMNRASIDMFEYHTGTYTRDIFSERNPNITKELGDVGNDIKIYGKKVYATINVSNFIEVFDVETGKHIKQIHVPNCRYLAFKDGKAYVSSYAGKVEINPNAEKGFVAEIDTLSLEVTRRVTVGYQPEEIVIKGNKLYVANSGGYRVPNYDTTVSVIDIPSFTETKKIDVAINLHRMQIDKAGDIYVSSRGDYYNAEPNLYVIDSNTDKVKQQLDIPVSNMTMDDDKLYYYATSYKHNTGANRVTYGILNTLTKKVITDNIIKDGTDKKIQIPYGIAVNPETKEIFMTDAQDYVGTGFVYCFSPEGMLKWKTTGGNIPAHIAFIKK is encoded by the coding sequence ATGAGATTTAAAAATATAATTATGCTCACTACTGTTTTGTTAGCAGTGGTAAGTTGTCGAAAAGATGAGATGATATTCTTATCAGATAGTTCTGATGTGTCTATCCCTGTTAGCACTGAGAGATACAGTGGATTCTATTTGTTGAATGAAGGGAATATGGGTATGAACAGAGCTTCTATAGATATGTTTGAATATCATACAGGAACGTATACGAGGGATATATTCTCAGAGCGCAATCCCAATATAACAAAAGAACTAGGAGATGTAGGTAATGATATCAAGATCTACGGTAAGAAAGTATATGCGACTATCAATGTGTCTAACTTCATCGAGGTATTCGATGTAGAGACAGGTAAACATATTAAGCAAATACACGTGCCTAACTGTCGTTACTTGGCTTTCAAGGATGGTAAGGCTTATGTGAGTTCGTATGCAGGTAAGGTAGAGATAAATCCGAATGCAGAGAAGGGATTCGTTGCTGAGATAGATACTTTATCCTTAGAAGTTACGAGAAGAGTAACTGTAGGTTATCAACCTGAAGAGATTGTTATTAAAGGCAATAAACTTTATGTAGCTAATTCGGGAGGATATCGCGTGCCAAACTATGATACGACCGTGTCCGTGATAGATATACCTAGCTTCACAGAGACAAAGAAGATTGATGTAGCGATAAACTTACATCGTATGCAGATAGATAAGGCAGGAGATATTTATGTGTCATCAAGGGGGGATTATTATAATGCAGAACCTAATCTATATGTGATAGACTCGAATACAGATAAGGTGAAGCAACAGCTCGATATACCAGTATCTAACATGACGATGGATGATGATAAGCTTTATTACTATGCTACGTCTTATAAACACAATACAGGTGCTAATAGGGTTACCTATGGAATACTGAATACACTGACTAAAAAAGTGATTACAGACAATATCATTAAAGACGGTACAGATAAGAAGATACAGATACCTTATGGTATAGCTGTGAATCCTGAGACAAAGGAGATATTTATGACAGATGCTCAGGATTATGTTGGGACAGGTTTTGTGTACTGTTTCTCTCCTGAGGGGATGTTGAAATGGAAAACAACTGGTGGGAATATTCCTGCTCATATAGCATTTATAAAGAAATAA
- a CDS encoding TonB-dependent receptor has translation MTKTQLLSITTLMCVASYAVYAQSPKDSITSLKEIVIQKEVFKDLIPVQTLDGAKLERLNSHSVADALRYFAGVKIKDYGGMGGLKTVDVRNMGTHHVGVFYNGVQVGNAQNGIVDLGKFSLDNIETVKLYNGQRSAIFQSAREFASASTVYLQTKKPIFEEGKDINVSAKYKAGSIQLVNPSVRTDIKVNDNVSTSISAEYIYSNGDYKFRQKRHNIDGTVAYDTIGHRQNSDIKAYRVENSWFGKTDKDTWQANLYYYQSDRGLPGAVIKKSDVTLETENINERQSDKNFMAQGEWTRFVSDRYQFQLKGKYAYDEMHYLSRKTVAFEGEVVTYNPQFDNTYFQQEYYVSAAHLYKITDIWDVALATDLQYNKLNATRIGQGTPFTYPERYTFLTSLATSVNLGKVKAQANILGTFTKEKVRYNYEAPDRQFWAPSIFLSYKPWDDENFVVHSFYKYIYRLPTFNDLYYTQLGTANLKPEASKQINLGFTYNKQFNNALFEEVHLSLESYFANITDKIIATPTSSMMRWMMTNLGKVENYGIETNVGTTVRLMEDLRLGVNLTYEYTVAKDKSETLYGKPSYYGDQIPYAPWHSGSSIVSLDYKDWSLNYSFIYVGERYNGNKNNIKRNEIQPWYTHDVSLLKSFKWRDYRFKASVEANNIANQYYEVVSNFPMPGRNFRFTLSFDI, from the coding sequence ATGACCAAAACGCAATTACTATCAATAACTACTCTGATGTGTGTAGCTAGCTATGCTGTATATGCTCAGAGCCCTAAAGACAGTATCACTTCTCTTAAAGAAATCGTGATACAGAAAGAGGTTTTTAAAGATTTAATCCCTGTACAAACTTTAGATGGTGCTAAACTAGAGCGCTTAAATAGCCATAGTGTAGCTGATGCTCTTAGATACTTCGCTGGAGTTAAGATTAAAGATTATGGTGGTATGGGAGGACTTAAGACAGTAGATGTCCGTAATATGGGGACGCATCATGTAGGGGTGTTTTATAATGGGGTACAAGTGGGCAATGCTCAGAATGGTATAGTAGACTTAGGAAAGTTTTCTCTAGATAATATAGAAACGGTAAAACTATATAATGGTCAACGCAGTGCTATCTTCCAATCAGCAAGAGAGTTTGCTTCTGCATCTACAGTTTATCTACAAACAAAGAAACCTATATTCGAAGAAGGGAAAGATATAAATGTATCAGCTAAATACAAGGCAGGGTCTATACAGTTAGTCAATCCATCTGTACGTACAGATATTAAAGTTAATGACAATGTTAGTACATCTATCAGTGCTGAATATATCTATTCGAATGGTGATTATAAGTTTAGGCAAAAACGTCATAATATAGATGGTACAGTGGCTTATGATACTATAGGTCACAGGCAGAATAGTGATATAAAAGCTTATCGTGTAGAGAATAGTTGGTTCGGTAAGACAGATAAAGATACTTGGCAGGCTAACCTTTATTACTATCAATCAGATAGAGGTCTTCCAGGTGCTGTAATTAAGAAGAGTGATGTCACTTTAGAGACTGAAAATATCAATGAACGTCAGAGTGATAAGAACTTTATGGCGCAGGGAGAGTGGACTAGATTTGTTTCTGATCGATATCAGTTTCAACTGAAAGGGAAGTATGCTTATGATGAGATGCACTATCTGTCTCGTAAGACAGTGGCTTTCGAAGGAGAAGTGGTTACCTATAATCCTCAATTTGATAACACTTACTTCCAACAAGAGTATTATGTCTCAGCTGCACATCTGTATAAGATAACTGATATATGGGATGTGGCTCTAGCTACGGACTTACAATACAATAAACTTAATGCTACTCGTATAGGACAAGGAACTCCGTTTACTTATCCTGAACGTTATACCTTTTTAACTTCGTTAGCGACTTCTGTGAATCTAGGTAAGGTGAAAGCTCAGGCTAATATCTTAGGAACATTTACTAAAGAGAAGGTACGTTATAATTATGAAGCGCCAGATCGTCAATTTTGGGCGCCATCTATCTTCTTGAGTTATAAGCCGTGGGATGATGAGAACTTTGTGGTTCACTCATTTTATAAGTACATCTATAGATTACCTACGTTTAATGATTTGTACTACACACAGCTAGGTACTGCTAACTTAAAACCAGAGGCTTCTAAGCAGATAAACTTAGGATTCACTTATAATAAACAGTTTAACAATGCTTTGTTTGAAGAGGTGCATTTGTCATTAGAATCTTACTTCGCTAATATAACGGATAAGATTATCGCTACACCTACTTCTAGTATGATGAGATGGATGATGACTAATCTAGGTAAGGTGGAGAACTATGGGATAGAGACAAATGTAGGAACTACTGTGAGGTTAATGGAAGACTTGCGATTAGGTGTTAATCTGACGTATGAATACACAGTAGCGAAAGACAAGAGCGAAACGCTATATGGTAAGCCATCATACTATGGAGATCAAATACCCTATGCTCCTTGGCATTCTGGTTCTTCTATCGTGAGTTTAGATTATAAAGATTGGTCTCTTAACTATAGTTTTATCTATGTAGGGGAACGTTATAATGGTAATAAAAATAATATTAAGCGAAACGAAATACAACCTTGGTACACACACGATGTGTCATTATTAAAAAGTTTCAAATGGCGTGATTATAGATTTAAGGCTAGTGTAGAAGCTAACAATATCGCTAATCAGTACTATGAGGTAGTGAGCAACTTCCCTATGCCTGGGCGCAACTTCCGTTTCACTTTAAGCTTTGATATATGA
- the trxA gene encoding thioredoxin, whose amino-acid sequence MALEITDATFEEVVLKSDKPVVVDFWAVWCGPCKMLGPVVEELSAEYDGKAVVGKVDVDANQEFAAKYGVRNIPTVLIFKDGEVVGRQVGVAPKKTYAEAIDALL is encoded by the coding sequence ATGGCATTAGAAATAACAGATGCTACTTTTGAAGAAGTAGTATTAAAATCAGACAAACCAGTAGTGGTTGACTTTTGGGCAGTATGGTGTGGACCTTGTAAAATGTTAGGGCCAGTAGTTGAAGAATTAAGTGCAGAATACGATGGTAAAGCTGTAGTTGGTAAAGTAGACGTTGATGCAAATCAAGAATTCGCTGCTAAATATGGTGTAAGAAATATCCCGACTGTATTAATTTTTAAAGACGGGGAAGTAGTAGGACGTCAAGTAGGTGTAGCACCAAAGAAAACTTATGCTGAGGCAATAGATGCTCTATTGTAA
- a CDS encoding DUF1399 domain-containing protein, with protein MNKVHWKKIEEFQLDKWTDEYGFTLRLAKENKWTKNFTTQAILEYKKFMYLAATSDKMVSPSDVVDVVWHEHLVFTKSYKNFCLILGKTIEHIPSTHNREEYDIFKQAKEHTTLIYSQVFGEQPKEIWEYQSMYDSLHLPKTKYKMSTKLLIGIFVSLAAIPFLHYPLTLIYSNISSSAFLFGLTLIFIGTIAFLNEYNKSVLHDIIRNSSENSFIRNLHPYEMMYLKNKNVKDGIIGTFNELIEQHNIKTGPNYTLELIQDTYIKNREQAYILRKLKQFKTRKFTELIPKLIGRPLFTNQVTTIQGINKYINRSAKFNKLFITNYAILLSIVFFAFMRIITGSERHKPVLFITILTLVIVISSLFFLQRLASESIHKTIIRYYTQRVKFSKLKEDNWQWSYFLTGNAALGAALTTMVILANTPIPHISSSSNNSSCSSDGSSSNSSCGSSNSNSCGSSCGGGGCGGCGGD; from the coding sequence ATGAATAAAGTACATTGGAAGAAAATAGAGGAGTTTCAATTAGATAAATGGACTGACGAATATGGTTTTACACTCCGACTAGCAAAAGAAAATAAGTGGACCAAAAACTTCACCACTCAAGCTATATTAGAATATAAGAAGTTTATGTACCTCGCTGCAACTTCTGATAAGATGGTATCACCCTCTGATGTCGTTGATGTCGTTTGGCACGAACATTTAGTCTTTACTAAGTCATATAAAAACTTCTGTCTTATACTTGGCAAAACCATAGAGCATATCCCTTCAACACATAATCGTGAAGAATATGATATATTCAAGCAAGCCAAAGAGCATACTACACTAATATATAGCCAAGTCTTCGGTGAACAACCTAAAGAGATATGGGAATACCAATCTATGTATGACAGTTTACACTTGCCTAAAACCAAATATAAAATGAGTACTAAACTACTTATAGGAATATTTGTAAGTCTAGCTGCCATCCCCTTTCTTCATTATCCCTTAACCCTTATATACAGTAATATTAGTAGTAGTGCATTCCTATTCGGACTAACGCTCATATTTATTGGCACTATTGCATTCTTAAATGAATACAATAAAAGTGTACTACATGACATAATCAGAAACAGTAGTGAGAACAGCTTTATCCGCAACCTTCATCCTTATGAGATGATGTACTTAAAAAACAAGAATGTAAAAGATGGTATCATTGGTACTTTTAATGAACTTATCGAACAACATAATATCAAGACAGGGCCTAACTATACACTAGAGCTGATCCAAGATACTTATATAAAAAACCGAGAACAAGCTTATATCTTACGTAAGTTAAAACAATTCAAAACAAGAAAATTCACAGAGCTAATACCAAAACTTATAGGTAGACCACTCTTTACTAACCAAGTAACTACTATCCAAGGCATAAATAAATACATCAACAGATCTGCTAAGTTTAACAAGCTCTTTATAACGAACTACGCCATCCTATTAAGTATAGTATTCTTTGCTTTTATGCGCATAATCACTGGAAGTGAACGTCATAAGCCTGTTTTATTCATCACTATATTAACCTTAGTCATCGTCATTAGCTCACTATTTTTCTTACAGAGACTAGCATCAGAAAGTATCCATAAGACGATAATCAGATATTACACACAGCGAGTTAAATTCTCTAAACTGAAAGAAGACAACTGGCAGTGGTCTTACTTTCTGACAGGTAATGCGGCTTTAGGAGCAGCACTCACTACGATGGTGATATTAGCTAACACTCCAATCCCACACATATCATCTAGCTCAAACAACAGTAGCTGTAGTAGTGACGGTAGTAGTTCTAATAGTAGCTGTGGAAGCTCTAACAGCAATTCTTGCGGTAGCTCATGTGGTGGTGGAGGCTGCGGAGGTTGTGGTGGAGACTAA